The Thermococcus sp. M39 sequence ATGGGTGTTCTACTTCCTCATAGCAGGGATTTCAGCTTTAGATATACTCCATCGCTACTTCGGGGTTCCCCCTACGGGGAAGTTAGTGTAATTTCATAGAATTTCATCCCAATTCTTTGTTTTTCTATTGCAATAATCCTGTAGGGGTTGGTCTTCATTGGCCCTTCATTGGGCGTTGAAGCCCTCGAAACCTCTAACCCTTTCGGGGTAACCCCTGAGCCCCACATCCGAAGGTTCAAGACAGCAATAAAATCCCTATCCTCAACCAAACCACAGTTCGAGCACTTCATTAAACGCCCCTCTTGGGGTATTAACCGACCCCCGCATACGGGACAAACACGAGAAGAATTCTTCGGATTAATGTAAACAACTGGAACCCCAAACCATTTGGCCTTGTACTCGATTAGCCTTTGCAATTCACGAGCATTCCACTTGGAAAGCTTTCTGTTCGAAACTTTTGAGCCGTTCAAAACCCTCTCCTTTATGCCATTCAAGTCCTCAAGGATTATACCCATCTGTTTTTCCCTAGCAATTTCAACAATTTTATTAGATAACTTGTGCAAGAAATCTCTTGCTCGGTTTTTCTCCCTTCCGGAGTACTTTTCCAGTAGCTCTGTGCTCAATCTTCTATTCCATGCGGAAATTTTTTGAATTTTCTGCCTCTTCTCCTCGTAAACTCTGTGAACGT is a genomic window containing:
- a CDS encoding RNA-guided endonuclease TnpB family protein, yielding KMAKTALQEILNTEKFTKFERKQLRDTLLENWNYAAHYVDSAINQMLGLVKSYKRKLKKGKKAREPKLKKKFVYVKSTLFRLKGTTLEITIIPREYYLEIDLTEYHYLHPLLEEIKEGKAKLGGLFLFPDKLVLNFVKEVVYYEPRDWMSIDINLTNVTALAGLTVYRFDTRELYHVHRVYEEKRQKIQKISAWNRRLSTELLEKYSGREKNRARDFLHKLSNKIVEIAREKQMGIILEDLNGIKERVLNGSKVSNRKLSKWNARELQRLIEYKAKWFGVPVVYINPKNSSRVCPVCGGRLIPQEGRLMKCSNCGLVEDRDFIAVLNLRMWGSGVTPKGLEVSRASTPNEGPMKTNPYRIIAIEKQRIGMKFYEITLTSP